A region of Kineosporia sp. NBRC 101731 DNA encodes the following proteins:
- the cobA gene encoding uroporphyrinogen-III C-methyltransferase, translating into MPQVDRPYLAGLDLTGRRVVVVGGGTIAQRRLPALLDVGAQVELIAPEVTPAIEGMAGADEITWQRKRYEPGDLTGAWYVMAVTDDPATNAAVAQEAEQRRVFCVRADRGAGGSASTPASGEWRGLRIAVASESIGPGSEHGADPIRAAVVRDSLLEWLRSGAGDEILAARKQARGEQTRADAAPQKLPGVALVGGGPGDPDLITVRGRRLLGQADVVVVDRLGPRSLLPELSPDVELIDATKLPRGRSMSQEAINAALVEHALAGKFVVRLKGGDPYVFGRGSEELEACLSAGVPVQVVPGLSSAISVPGLAGIPLTHRGVAHEAVIVSGHLPPDNPDSLIDWTALAKLHGTIVVLMGVANLPAIAKTLMEHGRDPRTGVAVIQDGSMPAERVTVSDLAQIGEVAQRENIRPPAIIVIGDVVKRRPTDPQAAFQ; encoded by the coding sequence ATGCCGCAAGTGGACAGGCCCTACCTTGCCGGCCTCGACCTGACGGGCCGTCGGGTCGTCGTGGTCGGAGGCGGAACCATCGCCCAGCGTCGTCTCCCGGCCCTGCTCGACGTCGGGGCGCAGGTCGAGCTGATCGCGCCCGAGGTCACGCCCGCGATCGAGGGCATGGCCGGCGCCGACGAGATCACCTGGCAGCGCAAGCGCTACGAGCCGGGCGACCTGACCGGCGCCTGGTACGTCATGGCCGTCACCGACGACCCGGCGACCAATGCCGCGGTCGCGCAGGAGGCCGAGCAGCGACGGGTGTTCTGCGTCCGCGCCGACCGCGGCGCCGGCGGCAGCGCCTCCACACCCGCCAGCGGCGAGTGGCGCGGGTTGCGCATCGCGGTGGCCAGCGAGTCGATCGGCCCGGGCTCCGAGCACGGCGCCGACCCGATCCGCGCCGCCGTCGTGCGGGACAGCCTGCTCGAATGGCTGCGCTCAGGAGCGGGCGACGAGATCCTGGCGGCCCGCAAGCAGGCCCGCGGCGAGCAGACCCGCGCCGACGCGGCCCCGCAGAAACTGCCCGGCGTGGCCCTGGTCGGCGGCGGCCCGGGCGATCCGGACCTGATCACCGTGCGTGGCCGCCGCCTGCTCGGCCAGGCTGATGTCGTGGTGGTCGACCGTCTCGGCCCACGCTCCCTGCTGCCCGAGCTCAGCCCCGACGTCGAACTGATCGACGCGACGAAACTGCCGCGGGGCCGGTCGATGTCGCAGGAAGCCATCAACGCCGCCCTGGTCGAGCACGCCCTGGCCGGCAAGTTCGTCGTGCGGCTCAAGGGCGGCGACCCCTACGTGTTCGGCCGCGGCTCCGAAGAACTCGAGGCCTGCCTGTCCGCCGGCGTACCGGTCCAGGTCGTGCCCGGGCTCAGCAGCGCGATCTCGGTGCCCGGCCTGGCCGGCATCCCTCTGACCCACCGCGGGGTCGCCCACGAGGCGGTCATCGTGTCCGGCCACCTGCCGCCCGACAACCCCGACTCCCTCATCGACTGGACCGCGCTCGCGAAACTGCACGGCACGATCGTCGTCCTGATGGGTGTGGCCAACCTGCCCGCGATCGCGAAGACGCTGATGGAACACGGCCGCGACCCCCGGACCGGTGTCGCCGTGATCCAGGACGGCTCGATGCCGGCCGAACGCGTCACGGTGTCGGACCTGGCGCAGATCGGGGAGGTCGCACAGCGGGAGAACATCCGCCCGCCCGCGATCATCGTCATCGGGGACGTGGTGAAGCGCCGGCCGACCGACCCTCAGGCGGCTTTCCAGTAA
- a CDS encoding TIGR03086 family metal-binding protein: MTQSHGQYLTSVLDQLADLVAEVEPSQYGAPTPCPEFDVAVLRNHILAWAQFFAASFEHPDGSGERPDVDGYEAPASPSEAADVLRDASRRIAACVAAGVADQPVTMFGGAMPGSMSLGMCLSEYVVHGHDLARSTGLDWDPPAEAVTAALDFLPSLLTDDYRGPDKSFGYAVEVPATAPALDRIVALSGRDPYWKAA; the protein is encoded by the coding sequence ATGACTCAGAGCCACGGGCAGTACCTCACCTCTGTTCTCGATCAGCTGGCCGATCTGGTGGCCGAGGTCGAGCCCTCGCAGTACGGCGCGCCGACCCCGTGCCCGGAGTTCGACGTGGCCGTACTGCGCAACCACATCCTGGCGTGGGCCCAGTTCTTCGCCGCCTCCTTCGAGCATCCCGACGGCAGCGGTGAGCGACCCGACGTGGACGGCTACGAGGCGCCCGCCTCACCGTCCGAGGCCGCCGACGTGCTACGGGACGCCTCCCGGCGGATCGCCGCATGTGTCGCGGCGGGGGTCGCCGACCAGCCGGTCACGATGTTCGGCGGGGCGATGCCCGGCTCGATGTCGCTGGGCATGTGCCTGAGCGAGTACGTCGTGCACGGGCACGACCTGGCCCGGTCCACCGGTCTTGACTGGGACCCGCCCGCCGAGGCCGTCACCGCCGCCCTGGATTTTCTCCCGAGCCTGCTCACCGACGACTACCGCGGGCCGGACAAGAGTTTCGGATACGCCGTCGAGGTGCCCGCCACCGCCCCCGCACTCGACCGGATCGTCGCTCTCAGCGGGCGTGACCCTTACTGGAAAGCCGCCTGA
- a CDS encoding DEAD/DEAH box helicase, whose product MFVVHAWWSPGPGDPADDGSLLLWAEDPQVRAVPAERTGRRPKVREHPFDIAADELTKTLTDVCGLIAEGWQEGTADLVLPSFQHAPAGSPELLDLRSGWAPGASGHVEGESARLFPEVRWRVVTVSVPAAQAPAVLDGLKGSMGDAVALGSDVRHLLALLAFSEDLISRGRVLPVALEAPDGHGVARWRPVLTGDDGEWFRHAVATLPPSFGAALASGATGATGATGFTPGRCAAAAVDAFVDVGVRARLRPARASGGLGLAGWRQALHGPYPAFPANRRQIGQLVTGLEQWQAEAVSGGLVRAGFRLVEPTDDDITSVLRPGDEELRPADEAAMWRLEFGLQDADQPGLFIPAQQIWDAELTLTRLRRNAPRPQETLLAELGRALRLFPPLRDALLQARPAQLLMETATAHQFLTESAGLLIGAGFGVQLPGWWSKPQRLGARLRAGTPPQPGRIEGSPVFRQNDIVEYDWRLSIGDQQLTDDEVALLIESQAPLVRLRGEWMQVDPEKLRKARAFLRKRRKTGPETMSIADVLSVIGAGSEGPAGLEVTGVDASGWLADFLASAEDRQLQPFTVPEGFVGDLRPYQERGVAWLSFLENLGLGAVLADDMGLGKTVQLLALMAADAPLEDTGDTGADLIPGPTLLVCPMSLVGNWQREAAKFTPGLRVHVQHGADRPQGEEFHDAVSGCDLVVTTYSLLARDAVTLRKYAWRRIVLDEAQAVKNAATLAATAARSLTAGRRIAVTGTPVENRLADLWSLMEFANPRVLGDPADFKKRYALPIERVGSDEAREKLRAVTQPFILRRVKTDRTIISDLPEKLEMEVVCTLTSEQAALYQNVVTDMLARIENSEGMERRGLVLATMTKLKQVCNHPAQFQRDGSRVAGRSGKLARLEETLDEVLASGEKALIFTQYAEFGEMLRTHLTARFGREVLFLHGGVRKTQRDEMVARFQEERPDTPPIFILSLKAGGTGLTLTAANHVIHVDRWWNPAVEDQATDRAFRIGQSRTVQVRKFVCAGTLEERIATMIRDKRGLAASVVGTGENWLTELSTAQLRELLTLDPEAVG is encoded by the coding sequence GTGTTCGTCGTCCATGCCTGGTGGTCTCCCGGCCCCGGTGATCCCGCAGACGACGGCTCTCTCCTTCTCTGGGCGGAAGATCCGCAGGTCCGCGCGGTGCCCGCCGAGCGCACCGGGCGCCGTCCCAAGGTGCGCGAGCATCCCTTCGACATTGCCGCCGACGAGCTCACGAAGACCCTCACCGACGTCTGCGGCCTGATCGCCGAGGGCTGGCAGGAGGGCACCGCCGACCTCGTGCTGCCCTCTTTCCAGCACGCCCCGGCCGGTTCGCCCGAGCTGCTCGACCTGCGCTCGGGCTGGGCGCCCGGCGCCTCCGGTCACGTCGAGGGCGAGTCGGCCCGGCTGTTTCCCGAGGTCCGGTGGCGGGTGGTCACCGTCTCGGTGCCCGCCGCCCAGGCGCCCGCGGTGCTCGACGGCCTGAAAGGGTCAATGGGGGACGCGGTGGCGCTCGGTTCCGACGTCCGTCACCTTCTCGCTCTGCTCGCCTTCTCCGAAGATCTGATCAGCAGGGGACGCGTGCTGCCGGTCGCGCTGGAGGCTCCCGACGGTCACGGGGTGGCCCGGTGGCGCCCGGTTCTCACCGGTGACGACGGGGAGTGGTTCCGGCACGCGGTCGCGACCCTGCCGCCCTCGTTCGGTGCGGCGCTGGCCTCCGGGGCGACCGGGGCGACCGGGGCGACCGGGTTCACGCCGGGCCGGTGTGCGGCCGCGGCGGTGGACGCCTTCGTCGACGTCGGGGTGCGGGCCCGGCTGCGTCCGGCCCGGGCGTCCGGCGGGCTCGGGCTGGCCGGCTGGCGGCAGGCCCTGCACGGCCCCTACCCGGCGTTCCCCGCGAACCGGCGCCAGATCGGCCAGCTGGTCACGGGTCTGGAGCAGTGGCAGGCCGAGGCGGTCTCCGGCGGTCTGGTCCGGGCCGGTTTCCGGCTGGTCGAGCCCACCGACGACGACATCACCAGCGTGCTGCGCCCGGGCGACGAGGAGCTGCGACCGGCCGACGAGGCGGCGATGTGGCGGCTCGAGTTCGGTCTGCAGGACGCCGATCAGCCCGGCCTGTTCATCCCGGCCCAGCAGATCTGGGACGCCGAGCTGACCCTGACCCGGCTGCGCCGCAACGCCCCCCGCCCGCAGGAGACGCTGCTCGCCGAACTGGGCCGGGCGCTGCGGCTCTTCCCGCCCCTGCGCGACGCCCTGCTGCAGGCCCGCCCGGCGCAGCTGCTGATGGAGACCGCCACCGCGCACCAGTTCCTGACCGAGTCCGCGGGTCTGCTGATCGGTGCGGGGTTCGGTGTGCAGCTGCCCGGCTGGTGGTCGAAACCGCAGCGCCTCGGCGCCCGGCTGCGCGCGGGCACCCCGCCCCAGCCCGGAAGGATCGAGGGCTCACCGGTCTTCCGGCAGAATGACATCGTCGAGTACGACTGGCGGCTGTCGATCGGCGACCAGCAGCTGACCGACGACGAGGTGGCCCTGCTGATCGAGTCGCAGGCCCCGCTGGTGCGGCTGCGCGGTGAGTGGATGCAGGTCGATCCCGAGAAACTGCGCAAGGCCCGGGCCTTCCTGCGCAAGCGGCGCAAGACCGGTCCGGAGACGATGTCGATCGCCGACGTGCTCTCGGTGATCGGCGCCGGCTCGGAAGGCCCGGCCGGGCTCGAGGTGACCGGGGTGGACGCGTCGGGCTGGCTGGCCGACTTCCTCGCCTCCGCGGAAGATCGCCAGTTGCAGCCCTTCACGGTTCCCGAGGGATTCGTGGGCGATTTGCGCCCGTACCAGGAGCGCGGCGTGGCCTGGCTGTCATTCCTGGAGAACCTGGGCCTGGGAGCGGTTCTCGCCGACGACATGGGCCTGGGCAAGACCGTGCAGCTGCTCGCGCTGATGGCCGCAGACGCGCCGCTCGAGGATACGGGGGACACCGGGGCAGACCTGATCCCCGGCCCGACCCTGCTGGTCTGCCCGATGTCGCTGGTCGGGAACTGGCAGCGGGAGGCCGCGAAGTTCACGCCGGGGCTGCGGGTTCACGTGCAGCACGGCGCGGACCGTCCGCAGGGCGAGGAGTTCCACGACGCGGTGAGCGGTTGCGACCTGGTCGTCACCACCTACTCGCTGCTCGCCCGCGACGCGGTGACCCTGCGCAAGTACGCCTGGCGGCGCATCGTGCTCGACGAGGCCCAGGCGGTGAAGAACGCCGCGACCCTGGCGGCCACGGCTGCCCGTTCGCTCACGGCCGGGCGGCGGATCGCGGTCACGGGTACGCCGGTGGAGAACCGGCTGGCCGACCTGTGGAGCCTGATGGAGTTCGCCAATCCCCGGGTGCTCGGCGACCCGGCCGATTTCAAGAAGCGCTACGCCCTGCCGATCGAGCGGGTCGGGTCGGACGAGGCCCGGGAGAAGCTGCGGGCGGTGACCCAGCCGTTCATCCTGCGCCGGGTGAAGACCGACCGCACCATCATCAGTGACCTGCCGGAGAAACTGGAGATGGAGGTGGTCTGCACCCTGACGTCGGAGCAGGCCGCGCTCTACCAGAACGTGGTCACCGACATGCTGGCCCGCATCGAGAACAGCGAGGGCATGGAACGGCGCGGTCTGGTGCTGGCCACCATGACCAAGCTCAAGCAGGTCTGCAACCACCCGGCCCAGTTCCAGCGCGACGGCAGCCGGGTCGCGGGCCGTTCGGGCAAGCTGGCCCGCCTCGAGGAGACGCTGGACGAGGTGCTCGCCTCGGGTGAGAAGGCGCTGATCTTCACCCAGTACGCCGAGTTCGGCGAGATGCTACGCACCCACCTGACCGCGAGATTCGGCCGCGAGGTGCTCTTCCTGCACGGCGGGGTGCGAAAGACCCAGCGCGACGAGATGGTCGCGCGGTTCCAGGAAGAGCGTCCGGACACCCCGCCGATCTTCATCCTCTCCCTGAAAGCCGGCGGCACCGGACTGACCCTCACCGCCGCCAACCACGTCATCCATGTGGACCGCTGGTGGAACCCCGCCGTCGAGGACCAGGCCACCGACCGGGCCTTCCGGATCGGGCAGTCCCGCACCGTGCAGGTGCGCAAGTTCGTCTGCGCGGGCACCCTCGAGGAACGCATCGCCACCATGATCCGCGACAAGCGAGGGCTGGCGGCCTCGGTCGTCGGCACCGGCGAGAACTGGCTGACCGAGCTGTCCACCGCCCAGCTGCGCGAACTGCTGACCCTGGATCCCGAGGCGGTGGGCTGA
- a CDS encoding helix-turn-helix domain-containing protein: MEPRSIDSIEQDSRGIIEPGEFRRRYRLNRYPAGPALEGLISWFWVVSWSLPPGETHTQELLTHPCANLYVSPQEPTTVDDDLGPTVAELEGVVLNRSSRRMAGEGSCVAAMTTPGGLGAFLTGPAGQYNDRTVRLGTAVRSDDDILVRNIGRAQGEPAKVDVLRTALENAVRPERVTAAREVAATARLAETDRTLRKVEHLAQKAGTGVRTLQRMFAEYAGVSPTWVLRRYRLLEAAEAVRHGDRVVWARIAADLGYSDQAHLVRDFSAAIGATPAAYARSLS, from the coding sequence ATGGAACCCAGGAGCATCGACAGCATCGAGCAGGACAGCCGCGGCATCATCGAGCCGGGCGAGTTCCGGCGTCGCTACCGGCTCAACCGCTATCCGGCCGGGCCCGCCCTCGAAGGGCTGATCAGCTGGTTCTGGGTCGTTTCGTGGTCCCTGCCGCCGGGGGAGACCCACACCCAGGAACTCCTGACGCACCCGTGCGCGAATCTTTACGTCAGCCCTCAGGAGCCCACCACGGTGGACGACGACCTCGGTCCCACCGTCGCCGAACTCGAGGGCGTCGTGCTGAACCGCTCGAGCCGCCGGATGGCGGGGGAAGGCAGCTGCGTGGCCGCGATGACGACCCCCGGCGGCCTCGGCGCGTTCCTGACCGGTCCGGCCGGTCAGTACAACGACCGCACCGTCCGGCTGGGAACGGCTGTCCGCAGCGACGACGACATCCTGGTACGAAACATCGGACGGGCCCAGGGCGAGCCGGCCAAGGTCGACGTGTTGCGCACGGCCCTGGAGAACGCCGTGAGACCCGAGAGGGTCACTGCGGCGAGAGAGGTCGCTGCCACCGCGCGTCTCGCCGAGACTGACCGCACCCTGCGCAAAGTGGAACATCTTGCGCAGAAGGCGGGGACGGGCGTCCGTACGCTCCAGAGAATGTTCGCCGAGTACGCCGGGGTCTCGCCGACCTGGGTGCTGCGCCGCTACCGTCTGCTCGAGGCGGCCGAGGCGGTGCGCCACGGTGACCGGGTGGTGTGGGCCCGGATCGCCGCCGACCTCGGGTACAGCGACCAAGCCCATCTGGTGCGGGATTTCAGCGCCGCGATCGGCGCGACCCCGGCCGCCTACGCCCGGTCCCTGTCGTGA
- the cobT gene encoding nicotinate-nucleotide--dimethylbenzimidazole phosphoribosyltransferase yields MTDDQLAQTLAAIRPADPTALAAARDRQNRLTKPHGALGVLEEVSIRLAGLAGTCPPPDPSPAAVAVFAADHGVHAQGVSPWPQEVTAQMVANFLAGGAAVNVLARQNGAAVVVVDAGVVTPLDGLVPEGALVPDASTIEPGGQPRLVERVVRRGSDDISVRPAMTREQALEGLTHGITIAGELVGAGYRCLVAGDMGIANTTASAALIAAFTGTDPAEVTGLGTGIDDAAHRHKIGVVRVALARRTAEAESDGTGDDPVAALASLGGLEHAQIAGFILGAAAHRVPIVLDGVISGASALVAATLAPDVVDACLAGHRSAEPGHAVALKHLGLTPLVDLELRLGEGSGAVLALPLVRSAVAVLREMATFDAAGVTEKSS; encoded by the coding sequence ATGACCGACGACCAGCTCGCCCAGACCCTCGCCGCGATCCGCCCCGCCGACCCGACGGCGCTGGCCGCGGCCCGAGACCGGCAGAACCGCCTGACCAAGCCCCACGGGGCCCTCGGCGTGCTGGAAGAGGTCTCGATCCGCCTGGCCGGACTGGCCGGCACCTGCCCGCCACCCGACCCCTCGCCCGCGGCGGTGGCCGTCTTCGCCGCCGACCACGGCGTGCACGCGCAGGGGGTCAGCCCCTGGCCGCAGGAGGTCACGGCCCAGATGGTCGCCAACTTCCTGGCCGGCGGCGCCGCGGTGAACGTGCTCGCCCGGCAGAACGGTGCGGCCGTGGTGGTGGTCGACGCCGGCGTGGTCACCCCGCTGGACGGCCTGGTGCCCGAGGGTGCTCTGGTGCCCGACGCATCCACCATCGAGCCGGGCGGGCAGCCTCGACTGGTCGAGCGCGTGGTGCGCCGGGGTAGTGACGACATCTCCGTACGCCCCGCGATGACCCGCGAGCAGGCTCTCGAAGGGCTCACGCACGGCATCACGATCGCCGGCGAACTGGTCGGGGCGGGCTACCGCTGCCTGGTGGCCGGCGACATGGGGATCGCCAACACCACCGCGTCCGCGGCCCTGATCGCGGCCTTCACCGGCACCGACCCGGCCGAGGTCACCGGCCTCGGCACGGGCATCGACGACGCGGCCCACCGGCACAAGATCGGCGTGGTGCGGGTCGCCCTGGCCCGCCGCACGGCCGAGGCGGAGAGCGACGGCACCGGGGACGACCCGGTCGCGGCGCTCGCCTCGCTCGGCGGCCTGGAACACGCGCAGATCGCCGGATTCATCCTCGGTGCGGCCGCCCACCGTGTGCCGATCGTGCTGGACGGCGTCATCTCCGGCGCGTCCGCCCTGGTCGCGGCCACGCTCGCCCCCGACGTGGTGGACGCCTGCCTGGCCGGTCACCGCTCGGCCGAACCCGGGCACGCGGTCGCCCTGAAACACCTGGGCCTCACCCCGCTCGTCGACCTGGAGCTGCGTCTGGGCGAGGGCAGCGGAGCCGTGCTGGCCCTGCCGTTGGTGCGGTCGGCCGTGGCCGTGCTGCGGGAAATGGCCACGTTCGACGCCGCGGGCGTCACCGAGAAGAGTTCCTGA
- the cobN gene encoding cobaltochelatase subunit CobN produces MTDVPIERQPVLLISTSDTDLLSARASNVPYRLANPNRVSVDDLDGLLDGVAVTVVRLLGGTRAWEEGLAALLSKGVPVVVLSGEALPDADLMSRSTVPVGVATQAHGYLVEGGPGNLAELHAFLTDTVLLTGFGFEPPAGTPLWGILERPPVTGDRPTVAVLYYRAHHVAGNTAFVEALCTAVEDAGGRALPIFCATLRGADDDLLATLGTADALLVTVLAAGGNRPANASAGGDDSTWDIGALAALDVPILQAISTLTSRQRWVESSEGLIPLDAANQVAIPEFDGRLITVPFSFKEVDADGLTQYVADPERSARAAGIAVAHARLRAVPPAVKRVALMLTAYPTKHARIGNAVGLDTPASALALLASMRDAGYDVGPSEGEGAFPGFAAMDGDALVHGLIEAGGQDLDWLTEDDLARNPVRIPAAVYRRWFATLPDDLRASVEGHWGAVPGEMFVDPPGGALSSGDPDGDIVLAAIIAGNVVMLLQPPRGFGDNPVAIYHDPEMPPSHHYLAAYYWLNLPASEGGFGADAVVHLGKHGTLEWTPGKTLALSASCAPDAALGNLPLIYPFLVNDPGEGTQAKRRAHATLVDHLVPPMARADSYGDIARLEQLLDEYASVTALDPAKGPAIQSQIWTLMHAAKLDHDLGLTQRPHEAEFDDMILHLDGWLCQVKDAQIRDGLHILGQAPTGSVLVHLVTSMLRARQLWAGSQSLPGLREALGLDEASVGSVGEDTDGLEEVDAAQATAEALVQALSDASWSADAVPAVISSVFASTEVDVSQVDHEGLEAILRFAATEVVPRLLRTTDELTAVLHALEGGFVHPGPSGSPLRGLVNVLPTGRNFYSVDPRAVPSRLAWETGRSMAESLLERYRADEGDWPRSVGLSVWGTSAMRTSGDDVAEVLALLGVRPVWDDASRRITGLEAMSLTELGHPRIDVTVRISGFFRDAFPHVVQMMDDAVQLAASLEESPAENFVRAHVQDDLAAHGDARRATTRIFGSKPGTYGAGVLPLIDTRTWRDDADLAEVYAVWGGYAYGRGLDGRPARDDMEKSYSRIAVAAKNYDSVEHDIADSDDYFQYHGGMVSMVRALTGTAPKAYIGDSTHPSAVRTRTLHEEVSRVFRSRVVNPRWVAAMQRHGYKGAFEMAATVDYLFGYDATTGVVADWMYGKLAETYVLDEATQKFMTDSNPWALHGITERLLEAAERGLWAEPSPEMLDALREVFLKTEGDLEGR; encoded by the coding sequence GTGACCGACGTGCCCATCGAACGGCAGCCCGTTCTGCTCATCTCCACCTCCGACACCGACCTGCTCAGCGCTCGCGCCAGCAACGTTCCGTACCGGCTGGCCAACCCGAACCGGGTGTCCGTGGACGACCTGGACGGCCTGCTCGACGGTGTGGCCGTCACCGTGGTGCGCCTGCTCGGCGGCACCCGGGCCTGGGAGGAGGGCCTGGCCGCCCTGCTGTCCAAGGGGGTGCCGGTGGTCGTGCTCTCCGGCGAGGCGCTGCCCGACGCCGATCTGATGAGCCGCTCCACCGTTCCCGTCGGGGTGGCCACCCAGGCCCACGGGTACCTGGTCGAGGGCGGTCCGGGCAACCTCGCCGAACTGCACGCGTTCCTGACCGACACCGTGCTCCTGACCGGATTCGGTTTCGAGCCGCCGGCCGGCACCCCGCTGTGGGGAATCCTGGAGCGACCCCCCGTGACAGGCGACCGTCCCACCGTCGCGGTGCTCTATTACCGCGCCCACCACGTGGCCGGGAACACCGCGTTCGTCGAGGCGCTCTGCACGGCCGTCGAGGACGCGGGCGGGCGGGCGCTGCCGATCTTCTGCGCCACCCTGCGCGGGGCGGACGACGACCTGCTGGCCACGCTGGGCACCGCCGACGCCCTGCTGGTGACCGTGCTCGCGGCCGGAGGCAACCGGCCCGCCAACGCCTCGGCCGGGGGTGACGACTCCACCTGGGACATCGGCGCCCTGGCCGCGCTGGATGTGCCGATCCTGCAGGCCATCAGCACGCTGACCTCGCGTCAGCGGTGGGTGGAGAGCTCCGAGGGGCTGATCCCACTGGACGCCGCCAACCAGGTGGCGATCCCGGAGTTCGACGGCCGGCTGATCACGGTGCCGTTCTCGTTCAAGGAGGTCGACGCGGACGGGCTCACGCAGTACGTCGCCGACCCAGAAAGATCAGCGCGGGCAGCCGGTATCGCAGTGGCCCACGCCCGTCTGCGGGCCGTTCCGCCGGCGGTCAAGCGGGTGGCCCTGATGCTCACCGCCTATCCGACCAAGCACGCGCGCATCGGTAACGCGGTGGGGCTCGACACCCCGGCCTCGGCACTGGCCCTGCTGGCGTCGATGAGGGACGCGGGGTACGACGTCGGCCCTTCCGAGGGCGAAGGTGCGTTCCCGGGTTTCGCGGCGATGGACGGCGACGCCCTGGTGCACGGGCTGATCGAGGCCGGCGGCCAGGACCTGGACTGGCTGACCGAGGACGACCTGGCGCGCAACCCGGTCCGGATCCCGGCCGCGGTGTACCGGCGCTGGTTCGCGACCCTGCCCGACGACCTGCGCGCGTCGGTCGAGGGGCACTGGGGCGCGGTACCGGGCGAGATGTTCGTCGACCCGCCGGGCGGGGCCCTGTCGAGCGGTGACCCGGACGGCGACATCGTGCTGGCCGCGATCATCGCGGGCAACGTGGTGATGCTGCTGCAACCGCCGCGGGGCTTCGGCGACAACCCGGTCGCGATCTACCACGACCCGGAGATGCCGCCCTCGCACCACTACCTGGCCGCCTACTACTGGCTGAACCTTCCTGCCTCCGAAGGCGGTTTCGGTGCGGATGCGGTGGTGCACCTGGGTAAGCACGGCACCCTGGAGTGGACGCCCGGCAAGACGCTCGCGCTGTCGGCGTCCTGCGCGCCCGACGCGGCACTGGGCAACCTGCCGCTGATCTACCCGTTCCTGGTGAACGACCCGGGCGAGGGCACGCAGGCCAAGCGCCGGGCCCACGCCACGCTGGTCGACCACCTGGTGCCGCCGATGGCCCGGGCCGACTCCTACGGCGACATCGCCCGCCTGGAGCAGCTTCTCGACGAGTACGCCTCGGTCACGGCCCTCGACCCGGCCAAGGGCCCGGCGATCCAGTCGCAGATCTGGACGCTCATGCACGCGGCCAAGCTCGATCACGACCTGGGTCTGACGCAGCGGCCGCACGAGGCCGAGTTCGACGACATGATCCTGCACCTGGACGGCTGGCTCTGCCAGGTCAAGGACGCCCAGATCCGCGACGGGCTGCACATTCTCGGCCAGGCACCGACCGGTTCGGTGCTCGTGCACCTGGTCACGTCGATGCTGCGGGCCCGTCAGCTCTGGGCCGGTTCGCAGTCGCTACCCGGGCTGCGTGAGGCACTCGGTCTGGATGAGGCGTCGGTGGGTTCGGTCGGTGAGGACACCGACGGCCTGGAAGAGGTGGACGCGGCCCAGGCCACGGCCGAGGCCCTGGTGCAGGCGCTCTCGGACGCGTCCTGGTCGGCGGACGCGGTGCCGGCGGTGATCTCGTCGGTGTTCGCCTCGACCGAGGTGGATGTCTCGCAGGTCGACCACGAGGGGCTGGAGGCCATTCTCCGCTTCGCCGCGACCGAGGTGGTTCCCCGCCTGCTGCGCACGACGGACGAGCTCACGGCCGTACTGCACGCCCTTGAAGGCGGTTTCGTGCACCCGGGCCCGAGCGGCTCGCCGCTGCGCGGTCTGGTCAATGTGCTGCCGACCGGGCGTAACTTCTACTCGGTCGACCCGCGCGCGGTGCCGAGCCGGCTGGCCTGGGAGACGGGCCGGTCGATGGCCGAGTCGCTGCTCGAGCGGTACCGGGCGGACGAGGGTGACTGGCCGCGCTCGGTGGGCCTGTCGGTCTGGGGTACGTCGGCGATGCGGACCTCCGGTGACGACGTGGCCGAGGTACTGGCCCTGCTGGGTGTGCGGCCGGTCTGGGACGACGCCTCGCGCCGGATCACCGGGCTGGAAGCCATGTCGCTGACCGAGCTGGGGCACCCGCGCATCGACGTCACGGTGCGCATCTCCGGTTTCTTCCGCGATGCGTTCCCGCACGTGGTGCAGATGATGGACGACGCGGTGCAGTTGGCGGCTTCCCTCGAGGAGTCTCCGGCGGAGAATTTTGTGCGGGCTCACGTGCAGGACGATCTTGCGGCCCACGGCGATGCGCGGCGGGCCACCACCCGGATCTTCGGATCCAAGCCCGGAACGTACGGGGCGGGCGTCCTCCCGCTCATCGACACCCGCACCTGGCGGGACGACGCGGATCTGGCCGAGGTGTATGCGGTCTGGGGCGGTTACGCCTACGGACGGGGGCTGGACGGCCGGCCGGCGCGTGACGACATGGAGAAGTCTTACTCTCGTATTGCCGTTGCCGCCAAGAACTACGACAGCGTCGAGCACGACATTGCCGACAGCGACGACTACTTCCAGTACCACGGCGGCATGGTGTCGATGGTGCGGGCGCTGACCGGTACGGCGCCGAAGGCCTACATCGGAGACAGCACCCACCCCTCGGCCGTGCGCACCCGCACCCTGCACGAGGAGGTCTCCCGGGTGTTCCGCTCCCGGGTGGTCAACCCGCGCTGGGTGGCAGCGATGCAGAGGCACGGTTACAAGGGCGCTTTCGAGATGGCCGCGACGGTGGACTACCTGTTCGGGTACGACGCCACGACCGGCGTGGTCGCGGACTGGATGTATGGCAAGCTCGCCGAGACCTACGTGCTCGACGAGGCCACGCAGAAGTTCATGACCGATTCCAACCCGTGGGCGCTGCACGGCATCACCGAGCGCCTGCTGGAGGCCGCCGAGCGAGGGCTGTGGGCCGAGCCCTCACCGGAGATGCTCGACGCGCTGCGTGAGGTCTTCCTGAAGACGGAAGGCGATCTCGAGGGCCGGTGA